The Euzebyales bacterium nucleotide sequence GAGTTCGCCAAGATCCGCACCGGGCGGGCGAACCCAGGTCTGATCACCAACCTGCCCGTGGACTACTACGGCACGAAGACGCCGCTGCAGCAGATCGCCGGCGTCAGCGTGCCCGAGCCGCGCATGCTGCTGGTCAACCCCTACGACCAGAACGCGCTACGCGACATCGAGCGCGCCATCCAGGCGGCCGACCTCGGCCTCAACCCCTCCAACGATGGCACCGTCATCCGCATCGTGTTTCCCGAGCTCAGCCAGGAGCGCCGCCAGGACTTCGTGCGGCTGGCGCGGGAGCGTGCCGAGGAGGGTCGGGTGGCGGTCCGCAACATCCGTCGCAACGCCAAGAGCCACCTCGAGGCGTTCCAGCGCGACGGCGACATCACGCAGGACGACCTGCGGCGCGCTGAGGCCGACCTGCAGAAGCTAACCGACACCTACGTGGGCACGATCGACGAGCTGCTGGCCAACAAGGAACGGGAGCTCCTCGAGGTGTGATCGGGCCCGTGCATGGCGCAGACTGACGGGTCCGGGCCCGCAGCGGGCCCATCCGGCGGCCGGAACCTGCCGCTGGCCGTCGGTTCGGCCGTCCTGTTCGCCGTCCTGTTCCTGGGCAGCGCATTCGTCAGCAAGTGGGCGCTGCTGTCGTTCATCGCGTTGGCGATCGTGATCGCGGTGCTCGAGGTCGACGTGGCCCTGCGCACCACGGCGGCCCGGCCACCCACGGCGGTGGTGCTCGTGGCGGGACTGGCGATGCTCGCCGGAGCCTTCGTGTACGGCGCCATGGGCCAGCTCACGGCGCTGATCGTGATGGTCCTGGCCGTGCTGGCGTGGTCGCTGGCCGACCGCTCCGACCCGGCGCCGCTGCAGAGCGCGGGCAGCGGGCTGCTGATCGGGATGTGGGTGCCGTTCCTGGCCAGCTTCCTCGCGTTGCTGCTCCGGCGACCGGACGGCCAGTGGTATGTGATCCTGACGGTGCTGCTGACCGCGGCCAGCGACATCTTCGCCTACGGCGTCGGCTATCAGTTCGGCCGGCACAAGCTCGCCCCCGCCGTGAGCCCCGGCAAGACCTGGGAGGGCGTGGTCGGCGGGATGCTCGGGGCGATGCTCGTCGCGGCGATCGCCGGCCCACTGATGATCGACCGGCTGTCAGTGGGGCGCGCGGTCGCGCTCGGCGCACTGGTCGCGATCGTCGCCGTCATCGGCGACCTTGCGGAGTCGGCGGTCAAGCGGTCCCTCGGCGTGAAGGACCTCGGCCGTCTGTTGCCCGGCCACGGTGGCATGATGGACCGGGTCGACGCCATGCTGTTCACCCTTCCGGTCGCCCACCTCGTGCTCCTCGCCGGCCGCCTCTGACATGACGAGGCCGGCCGTGAAGCCGCCCACCGCCGCCACCGGCGGCGATGTCGTCGACCCCTACCGCATGCCGGCCGGCGTGCTCGAGGAGCTGCTCGAGGGCGAACCGGCGTTCCGGACCAGGCAGGTCGCGCAGTGGCTCGCGCGGGGTGTCGCCGATCCCGCGGCGATGACCGACCTGCCTCTCGCGCTGCGGGGCCGGCTGGCCCGCCGCTTCCCCCCTGCGCCGACGACGCTGAGCCACGTCACCGCCGATGGTGGGCTGACCCACAAGGTGCTGCTCGGCCTCGGGGACGGCGAGGCGATCGAGAGCGTGCTGCTGTGCTATCCGGCGGGTGGGCCAAGGTCGACGGCGGGCAGCGGAGCGGCGGCCCGCAGGACGCGCGGCCGCGCGACCGTGTGCATCTCGACCCAGGCCGGCTGCGCAATGGGCTGCCCGTTCTGTGCGACGGGCCAGGCGGGGCTGCGTCGGCAGCTGCGCACCGACGAGGTCGTCTCGCAGGTCACGGCGGTCACTGCGCTGCTGCGCGACCCCCCGACCTCACCCGGCACAGCGGGCGGGCGCAGCGGCGTGCGCCCCGACGGCACACCCGACCACGTCACGAACGTGGTCTTCATGGGCATGGGCGAGCCGCTGGCCAACCTCGACGTCACGATCGCGACGGTGCGTTGGCTGACACGCCGCGACGGGTTCGGCCTGTCTGCGCGTGGGGTCACCGTCTCGACCATCGGTCTGGTGCCCGGCATCCGGCGGTTGATGGCGCTCGCGCTGCCGATCACGCTGGCGATCAGCCTGCATGCTGCCAACGACGAGCTGCGCGCCCAACTGGTGCCCCTCAACCGGCAGCATCCGCTTGCGGAGCTGCTCGCCGCGTGCGACGCGTACGTCGAGGCCACGGGGCGGCGGATGACCTTCGAGTACGTGCTGATCGACGACGTCAACGCGACACCGGACCACGCGCGGGAGCTGGTCGCGCTCCTGCGCCCCCGACGCGCCCACGTCAACCTCATCCCGATGAACCCGACGCCGGCGGTGCCGTGGGTCGCGCCACCGGTCGCCGCTCAGCGTCGCTTCGCCGACATCCTCGAGCACGGCGGCCTCACCACGACGATCCGGCACAACCGGGGCACGGACATCGACGCCGCCTGCGGACAGCTGTACGCCAACTACCAGGTCGCCAGTGGTCGGCGGCTGCCCGCCGCTGAGCGCGTGCTGCCGCTGGCCCCGGCCCGTTCCGTGGAGCCCGACCGGTGAGGCGCGTGACGCTTCTGGGATCGACCGGGTCGATCGGCACGCAGGCGCTCGACGTGATCGCGCAGCACCCCGATCGCTTCACTGTCGACGCGCTGGCGGGCGGCCGCAACGCTGATCTGGTGTGCCGGCAGGCACGGCGGTTCGGCGTGAACCGTGTGGCACTGGCCGACGTCGATGCCGCGGAGGCGGCACGCAGGCTGCTGCCCGACGACGTCGACGTGCTGGACGGCGAGCGTGGTGTCGCTGAGCTCGCCGCCATGCCCACGGATGTCGTGCTCAACGGCATCGTCGGTTCGGTCGGCCTGCGGTCGACGCTTGCGGCGCTGGGCGCCGGCGGCACGGTCGCGCTGGCCAATAAGGAGTCGCTGATCGTGGGTGGCCCGCTGGTGCTCGAGGCCGCCGGTCCCGATCAGCTCGTACCCGTCGACAGCGAGCACAGCGCGCTGGCGCAGTGCCTGCGCGCGGGGCGAACGCGCGACGTCGCACGGCTGCTGGTGACGGCCAGCGGCGGGCCGTTCCGGGGCCGCACGGCCGACGACCTCGGTGACGTCACTGTCCAGGAGGCGCTAGCGCACCCGACGTGGTCGATGGGGCCGGTGATCACGATCAACTCCGCGAGCTTGGCCAACAAGGGGCTCGAGGTCATCGAGACCCATCTGTTGTTCGGGCTCGACTATGACCGCATCGAGGTGGTCGTGCACCCGCAGTCGATCGTGCACGGCATGGTCGAGTACGTCGACGGCACTGTCATGGCCGCGCTGTCGCCGCCGGACATGCGCCTGCCGATCCAGCTGGCGCTGGCCTGGCCGGAGCGGCTCGACACCCCGCCCGTGCGCATGGACTGGACGGCCGGTCACGACCTGCGCTTCGAGCCGCTCGACGCCACGACGTTTCCGATGATCGATCTGGCCATCGCTGCGGGGCGTGCGGGGGGCACGGCACCCGCCGCCTACAACGCTGCCAACGAGCAGGCCGTGGCGGCCTTTCTGCAATACCGGGTGCGGTTCCTCGACATCCCGCGCGTGGTCGCGGCAGTCTTGGAGGAGCACGACAACACGCCGATCGCCGACATTGACGACGTGTTGGCAGCCGAGGCCGAGGCTCGGGAGCACGCCGACCGGGTCCTCGCCGCTCGACAAGAGGTGACGTGATGGCGCTGGCATTCTTCGTGGTCGTGATCGTGGGATCGATCATGGTCCACGAGGCTGGCCACTTCTTCACCGCCCGCTGGTTCGGGATGAAGGCGGAGCGGTTCTTCTTCGGCTTCGGCCCGACCCTGTGGTCGGTGCGACGTGGCGAGACCGAGTACGGCGTCAAGGCGATCCCTGCCGGTGGCTTCGTGAAGATCGCCGGCATGAACCGCTACGAGGAGATCGACCCGGCGGACGGGCCCCGGGCGTTCCATGCGAAGCCGGCCTGGCAGCGGGCCATCGTCCTCGTCGCCGGCTCGTTCACGCACTTCGTCATGGCAGCGGTCCTGCTCTTCTTCGCGATGGCCTTCTTCGAGCTGCCGCGGCTGCAGGACGGCGCACCGGTCGGCAGCAACGAGGTGACCGAGGTGGTCGAGGGGTCACCCGCCGACGAGGCGGGGCTGGCGCGGCGAGACCGGATCGTCGCGATCGACGGGATCGAGATCACCACGTTCGACGAGATGCGTGAGGCCGTCGCGGCCCGCGGCGGCGAGCGGGTGGACCTGACCTTCCGGCGTGACGGCAGCACCAACACCGTCTCGGTCACGCTGGACACCAGGGAGGTCGAGGGCGAGCAGGTCGGGTTCATCGGCCTGGCATCGGACCGGCTCTCCTATCAGACGTGGTCGCTTCCGGCGGCCGCGGCGGGGGTCTGGGTGGGGGAGTACTCCGTGCCGACCCAGGTCGAGCGGTCGGTCGTCGGCATCGCACAGGTCTTCAGGCCCGACAGCCTGTCGCGGTGGCTGTCGCAGGCCGACGGCGAGACGCCGCGCACGGCTGACGGACCCGTCAGCCTGGTCGGCGCGGGGCAGGCCGCCTCGGCGCTGGCGAGCATCGGAGCGTTCTCGTGGGTGATCGTGCTCCTCGCCCAGCTGCAGATCATCATCGGCACGCTGAACCTGCTGCCACTGCCGCCCTTCGACGGCGGCCACCTCGCCGTGTTGGCCGTCGAGTCAGGGGTCAACGCGGTGCGGCGCCGGCGCGGGATGGCGACGGACTGGCAGATCGACCCTCAGGCGTTGATGCCGCTGACGCTGGCGGTCCTGCTGCTGTTCGGCCTGTTCGCGCTCACCGCCATCTACGTCGACATCGTCAACCCGATCTCGGAGATGATCCAGTAGCCGCGACCGCCGTTCGCCCGCCTCTCCCGCGAGCCGGCTCGGACGACGTGCGGATAGGGTTGGCTGGAGCAACCACGCGACCACTGCGAGGTACGTGCACATCATGGGCTCGTCACTGCCGATCCTGAACCAGCCGGCGCCACAACTCGCCGCGCACCAGCCGCCGAAACGGCGGGCGTGCCGGACGGTGCACGTCGGCGACGTCGGCGTTGGTGGCGACGCTCCGGTCAGCGTGCAGTCGATGACCACCACGCCGACGCACGACATCAACGCGACGCTGCAGCAGATCGCCGCGCTCAACGCAGCGGGCGTCGACATCGTCCGGATCGCGGTGCCACGTCAGGAGGATGCCGACGCGCTGGCGGCGATCGCCGCCAAATCGACCGTGCCCGTCGTCGCCGACATCCACTTCCAGTGGAAGTACGCGATGGCCGCGATCGAGGCCGGCTGTGCCGGCGTGCGCATCAACCCTGGCAACATCCGCAAGCACGAGAAGGTCAAGGTGATCGGCGACGCCGCCAGGGAGCGCGGCATCCCGATCCGCATCGGCGTGAACGGTGGCAGCCTCGAGGACGTCATCCTCGCCAAGCACGGCGGGGTGACCCCGGAGGCCATGGTCGAGTCCGCGCTGAACGAGGCGCGGCTGCTCGAAGAGGTCGACTTCCACGACATCAAGATCTCGGTCAAGCACTCCGACCCGTGGGTGATGATCCAGACCTACCGCCTGCTCGCCGAGTCGTGCGACTACCCCCTGCACCTGGGCGTCACCGAGGCGGGACCACCGAAGACCGGGATCACCAAGAGTGCCGTGGGCATCGGCACGCTGTTGGCCGAAGGCATCGGTGACACCATCCGCGTGTCCCTGTCGGCCGATCCCGTCGAGGAGGTCAAGGCGGGCATCGGCATCCTCGAGGCGCTTCACCTGCGCGAACGCGGCCTCGACATCGTGTCGTGCCCGTCGTGCGCGCGTGCCGAGGTCGACGTCTACTCGCTGGCCGAGAAGGTCCAGACCGGGCTTGAGGGCATCGACGTGCCGCTGCGCGTCGCGGTCATGGGCTGTGTCGTCAACGGGCCGGGGGAGTCCCGCGAGGCCGACCTCGGTGTCGCGGCCGGCAAGGGCAAGGGCCAGATCCTCCGGAAGGGGGAGGTCCTGTTCACCGTGCAGGAGAGCGACATCGTCGAGACGCTCGTGCACTTCGCCAACGAGATGGCCGACGAGATCCGTGCCGAGCGTGGAGACGGTGCGCCCACGGTTGCCACGTAGCCTCGAAGCGCGCGCGCTCGCCGCCCTCCCGACGATCGAGGGACCGCGTGTCGGCGGCGGGCGCACCCCGCTGCCGCGACCCGAATGAGATCGAAGGAGGACGGCCGTGCCGCCGCTGACGACCGATGACGCCCGAACGTTCGTCGCTCACCACCACTGGGGCGTGCTGGTCACGCTGAAGGCGTCCGACGGAAGCCCGCAGCTGTCCAACGTCGCGTACGCGCTGATCGACGACGAGGTCCGCGTGTCGGTCACCGACACCCGCGCCAAGACGGCCAACGTGCGCCATGACCCGCGCGTCAGCCTGCATGTGACCAGCGACGACTTCTGGACTTACGTCGTGGTCGAGGGCACAGCGCGGCTGTCACCGATCGCCACCGAGCCCGGCGACGAGACCTGTCAACGCCTGTTGGAGCTGTACGAGGCCGTCAGCGACAAGCCCCACGACGACCCTGACGAGTTCCACGCGGCGATGGTGGACGAGCGCCGACTGGAGCTGTCGTTCGCCATCGAGCGCATGTACCCGACGCGCGGCTGACCCGTGTGGCACCCAGCTCCCGTACCCGGATGCCGACGTCGGCCTGCACTGGATAACTGCGCATCCGTGGATCAGCCGCCCGGTCGCCACACAGCACCCACCTTCGTGCCGGAGCCGTCTGTGAGCCGCTCGGATCACCGTGCTCGACCGGCATCGACCAGAGGTCGCGTTCCGTCCACGTCCCTCCGCCACATGTCGTTCTGCTCCCCGCCCTGTGCTCCCATGCGATCTGAGCTCTGCCGGGTGACAAGTCTTGCGTGTCGTCGTCCTCGTGCGCATCGACGCGGTGTCGCGGCGGGACATCGTGGCCCATGCGGTTTCGGGTGCACCTCCGGCGTCCCGGCGACCGCGCACACGATGACCTGCTCGGGACTCGTCCACTACACGGTCCGTCGGTCGGGAGCCGAACTGCTCCGCGTCCGCCGCGACCAGGCGCGAGCAGGCCGCGCCGTGGCGTCGCTCGGCCAGGCACGGCCGGGCGACCTCACCTTCGGCTCACCGGTCGACCACATTGGCATCAACGCGGGTGCCACCACGACGGTGGTCGCACCGCTCGCGGGCGACGTCATCAAGGTGCAGCAGATCACCAGGACGCCGGCCGCCCTCCGACGGGTCGTGTGAGCCCTCGTCCACGCCACCGCCGGGTGATCGGCGGCTGGTAGAACTGGTGGGCCGACCGCAGCGCCGCTTACGGCCATGCAGCGTCCCGGCCACGACACCGAGTGTGCCCCACGGCCGTGACGGCGGGGGCACACGGCATGAGTGCCTGCCGCAGCGACGGCGGCACGCACACGTCACGAGGTAGCCCTGCGATGCGACGCTCTCCGATGCGCCGACTGCTCTTCGCGACGGGGCTGGTCTTCGTCCTCACCGTGTTCGGCACCGTCGGCTACATGGTGCTCGGTGACGCGGGGGTGCTCGACGCGCTGTACATGACCATCATCACGATCGCCGCGGTCGGCTACGGCGAGACGATCCAGCTGGCCGGTGCGGCGCGCCTGTTCACCCTGCTCATCATCGTGCTGGGCGTCGGTTCGATCACCTTCCTGGTGGTCAGCGGCCTGGACTTCGTGCTCGAGGGCCACCTCGAGGACCTGCTCGGAAGGCGTCGAATGGACCGGGAACTCGCCAGGCTGTCAGGGCACACGATCGTCTGCGGCTTCGGGCAGGTGGGCCGCCACGTGGTGATCCATCTGCTCGAGGAGGACAAGTCGGTCGTGGTGGTCGACCCAGCCGCCGACCGGGTGGCCGCCGCGCGGTCGTTGGACCTGCTCGCGATCCAGGGCGACGCGACCCACGAGGAGACGCTGCTCGACGTCAACGTCGGCCGGGCAGCGGCCGTCGTGGCGTGCGCGCACGACGATGGGGACAACGTGCTGATCTCGCTGACCGCCAAGGGCGTCAGTCCCGACACGTTCGTCGTGGCCCGCATCAAGAGCGACGAGAATGAGGCGAAGGTCCGCCGAGCGGGCGCGGACCGCGTGATCGCGCCGGCGGCGATCGGCGGCCGCCGAATCGCCGCGCTCGTGACCCGGCCGGGGGTGGTCGACTTCCTCGACGTGCTCACCCGCGGCAGCGAGCAGGACCTGATGCTGGAGGAGGTCGCCGTGCGCCCCGACGGGCCGCTGGACGGTCGCAGCCTGCGTGACCTCCAGCTCCGCGAGCGGCACGGCCTGACGGTGCTCGCCGTGCGGGCCGAGGGCAGGTCGACCAACACCCGGCCGGAGCCCGACACCGTCCTGCACGCCGGTGACCTGCTCGTCGTCCTCGGCGGACGCGACGCGCTCAGCGACCTGCGCCTTTAGGGTCTGTCTCCCGGTCCCGGCCGGGATTCGGCCCCACCTGCATCCCGGCTCGCGTCGTTGCGGCTCCCACGAACTTCGTGCGGCCAGGTTCCACGAACGACTGGGCGAACCCGGCTTCGCCGGGCACATGGGCAGGCCCGGCATGCGACGCTCACCGCGCCTTGCGAGCCGGGCGCAGCTGTGCCCTGGTCTCGGTGCCGTAGGCTCCCTGGCCGTTGGGAGTCGAGCGTCACAAGCGCACGACCGGTCCGGAAACAGACCCTGGAGCACGGCGGATCCAGCCGCATGCCACCCATTGCCCACGCATGGGCCCGCTGCTACCGTGGCCTGGCACGACGAACGGTCTGACGATTGGGCCGCACGAGCTACGCACAACGTGTGAACGCTGGTTCGGTATACGGATGCAAGTGGGCGCGGGCCGCCCACTTTTGCTTTCTGTCGGGCGTAGCCGGGTCACCCAGGCGTCGGACCGAACGGTGGAAGCCAGGCTCCGCGACACTCCGCAGAGCCGCCGGGACGCGAAAGGACGGCCATGGGCGACACGTCGGCGTCGCTCATCCGCGACCTGGTGGGCGAGCAGGCCCGCAGGCTGGACGTGGACGTCCTCGCCGTGGAGCACAAGGGCGAGGGGTCGCGTCAGCTGGTCCGGGTCGTCGTCGACCGCAAGGGCGGGGTGTCGCTGGGCACGTGCCAGCAGCTGTCCCAGGCGCTGTCGCGGCGGCTCGACGACGTCGACCCGATCGCCGGGCGCTACACGCTCGAGGTCACGTCCCCAGGCGTGGACTGGCCACTGACCGATCAGACCGCCTTTGACCGTGTCGAGGGCCGACCGGTGTTGATCCATCGGCGGGTGGGGGCGAACCACGTCGAGCAGGTCCGCGGCGAGGTCGTGCAGGCGGGCCCCGACGCCGTGCAGGTGGTCGACGGCGACACGACGGTCTCGGTCGCTTATGAGGACATCGTCAAGGCGGCGCAGGCGCTGCCGTGGTAGCGCCGGGGAGAATGGACACGCCCCGGGTGGGCTGCGGACGAGGAGAGGAGCGCCGGACATGCGCGTCGACATCGCAACGCTGCGGATGATGGAACGCGAGAAGGGCCTGGGGTTCGAGACGATCGTCGAAGCCCTCGAGAGCGCCCTGGCCAGCGCCTACAAGCGCTCGCACGTCGACGCCGAGGACGCACGTGTCACGATCGACCGCGACAGTGGGGAGGTCACGATCTACGCCCAGGAGCTCGACGACGCCGGACACGTCGTGCGCGAGTGGGAGGACTCGCCGTCGGACTTCGGTCGGATCGTCGCGCAGACGGCCAAACAGGTCCTGATGCAGCGTCTGCGCGAGGCCGAGCGCGAGCTGACCTACGGGGAGTACTCGGGGCGCGAGGGCGACCTGGTCACCGGCACCGTGCAGATCCACGACAACCGCGTCACGGTGCTCGACCTCGGCAACGCCGAGGCCGTCCTTCCTGTCGCCGAGCAGGTCCCCGCGGAGCGGGCCGCCGGCCGGTACGAGCACGGTACGCGCCTGCGTGCCTACGTCACCGAGGTGCGGCGCACGCTCAAGGGCCCCCAGATCGTCTGCTCGCGCAGCCACCCGAACCTGGTCGAGGAGCTGTTCCGCCTCGAGGTCCCCGAGATCGCCGACGGCCTCGTCCAGATCCGCGCCATCGCCCGTGAGGCCGGGCACCGCACCAAGATCGCGGTGGCGTCCGATGACGAGACGGTCGACCCGGTGGGCGCCTGCGTCGGCGCACGCGGCACCAGGGTCCTGGCAATCGTCGAGGAGCTGTCAGGGGAGAAGGTCGACATCGTCCCGTGGGCCGACGGGCCGGCGGCGTTGGTGAGCAACGCGTTGTCGCCGGCGAAGGTCTCCGAGGTCTATCTGTACGCCGACGAGCAGCCGCCGACTGCGGTCGTGGTGGTGCCCGACTACCAGCTGTCGCTCGCGATCGGCCGGGAGGGCCAGAACGCCAGGCTGGCCGCGCGACTCACCGGCTGGCGGATCGACATCAAGAGCGAGACGCAGTCCGCCGAGGAGCAGGCCGCGTTCGAGGCGGCCCTCGCCCGCGGCGAGATCGACGAGTACGGCAATCCAGTGGCCGCGGATGCGCCCGCTTCGGACGTCGATCCGGAGTCAACGGGGTAGGATGGGTCACCAGGGCGCGTCGTCGTCCACTGATCGCCCACGTCGTACCTGCATCGGGTGCCGTCGCCGTAGCCAGCAGCGATGGCTCGTCCGCTTCGCAGTCGCGGGCGGCGCGATCGTGGTCGACGCCGACCAGCGGCTACCTGGCAGGGGAGCCTACCTGTGTTGGCGGATCGAGTGCGCGACCCGGGTGCTCACCGACGGACGGCGGCTGGCACACGCGCTGCGAACGACTCGAGACCGCGTCACCGTCGACACGGCGGCACTGCTGCAAGACTGGAGAGCCAACCGGCGCGACGATGGCGGCGGCGATGGCACGACCCACACGACAACAGGATTCGCGGAGCCCGGTTCCACTACGTATGTGGCGGACCGGCTCCGAGGGACAGAGGACTGATCGCGAGGCGACGAGCGCTCCGCCGGCACGGTGGACGGGGTGCGGATCGCCTGTAGGAGATGGCACGTGAGCAAGGTTCGAATCTATGAGCTCGCCAAGGAGACGGGGCTTCCCAACCAGGAGGTCATCCGTCGCCTGTCCGAGCTCGGCGTCACCGCGCGATCGCACTCGTCGACTGTCGAGAGCGTCGACGCCACAAGGTTCCGTGAGAGCCTGGGTCAGCAGCGGGAGGCGCGGCGGCGGGCCGAGGAGGAGCGCGCCCGCAGGGAGGCCGAGCAGTACGACCTCGAAGCGGTCCGCCATGCGGCGTCGGAGTCCAAGGCGCGGCGGATCCTTCCCCCGCACCTGCGCAAGGCGCAGGAGGCGCAGCAGCCGGTGGCGGCACCGGCCGCGCGGAGGTTCCGACCGCCGACCACACCGTTCCGCCCCGAGTCCGGCGGTGGAGTGAGCGTGGGCGGTGAGGCGCCCGCGCCCGAGCCGGCCGAGGCGACGCCGCAGGCGCCGGCCGAGACGACACCGACCGCGCCCGCGACCGAGAAGCCGGCGCCCACGGCTCCCGCGCGACCCGCCGAGGAGGCGCGAGCGGCCACGCCGCCGCAGCAGCAGCCCGTGGCGCGCGCAGCCGACGCCGCGCGCGCCGGGCTCGTGCGCCCGGCACCCGCGCCGAGCGAGGCCCAGCGCCAGGCGCCCGAGCAGCCCGCGCAGCCGCAGCCGCAGCCGCAGCCGCAGGCGCCGGCGGCGCGCGCGCCACAGCGCACCGACGACGAACCCGTCGGTCAGCCCGGCGTGCCACGCCCGGGTACGCCGCCGCGCCCAGGCCAGCCGACGGTGCCACGACGCCCGCTGAGCCCCGCCGCGACCGGCCGACCCGTCGAGCCACGTCGTCGTGTGGAGCACAACCTGCCGAAGGAGGGCACGGGACGCCGGAGCATCCCGCCTCCGGTCCGCGAGGCCCCCAAGGGCGGGCCTGCCCGCACGCCCGCCAGGCCATCCGGCCCCGGAGGCCCCGGCGGCGGTCCCGGCAGCCCGTCGG carries:
- the dxr gene encoding 1-deoxy-D-xylulose-5-phosphate reductoisomerase → MTLLGSTGSIGTQALDVIAQHPDRFTVDALAGGRNADLVCRQARRFGVNRVALADVDAAEAARRLLPDDVDVLDGERGVAELAAMPTDVVLNGIVGSVGLRSTLAALGAGGTVALANKESLIVGGPLVLEAAGPDQLVPVDSEHSALAQCLRAGRTRDVARLLVTASGGPFRGRTADDLGDVTVQEALAHPTWSMGPVITINSASLANKGLEVIETHLLFGLDYDRIEVVVHPQSIVHGMVEYVDGTVMAALSPPDMRLPIQLALAWPERLDTPPVRMDWTAGHDLRFEPLDATTFPMIDLAIAAGRAGGTAPAAYNAANEQAVAAFLQYRVRFLDIPRVVAAVLEEHDNTPIADIDDVLAAEAEAREHADRVLAARQEVT
- the rlmN gene encoding 23S rRNA (adenine(2503)-C(2))-methyltransferase RlmN, whose amino-acid sequence is MKPPTAATGGDVVDPYRMPAGVLEELLEGEPAFRTRQVAQWLARGVADPAAMTDLPLALRGRLARRFPPAPTTLSHVTADGGLTHKVLLGLGDGEAIESVLLCYPAGGPRSTAGSGAAARRTRGRATVCISTQAGCAMGCPFCATGQAGLRRQLRTDEVVSQVTAVTALLRDPPTSPGTAGGRSGVRPDGTPDHVTNVVFMGMGEPLANLDVTIATVRWLTRRDGFGLSARGVTVSTIGLVPGIRRLMALALPITLAISLHAANDELRAQLVPLNRQHPLAELLAACDAYVEATGRRMTFEYVLIDDVNATPDHARELVALLRPRRAHVNLIPMNPTPAVPWVAPPVAAQRRFADILEHGGLTTTIRHNRGTDIDAACGQLYANYQVASGRRLPAAERVLPLAPARSVEPDR
- a CDS encoding phosphatidate cytidylyltransferase, producing the protein MAQTDGSGPAAGPSGGRNLPLAVGSAVLFAVLFLGSAFVSKWALLSFIALAIVIAVLEVDVALRTTAARPPTAVVLVAGLAMLAGAFVYGAMGQLTALIVMVLAVLAWSLADRSDPAPLQSAGSGLLIGMWVPFLASFLALLLRRPDGQWYVILTVLLTAASDIFAYGVGYQFGRHKLAPAVSPGKTWEGVVGGMLGAMLVAAIAGPLMIDRLSVGRAVALGALVAIVAVIGDLAESAVKRSLGVKDLGRLLPGHGGMMDRVDAMLFTLPVAHLVLLAGRL
- the frr gene encoding ribosome recycling factor — protein: MIDDVLTEAELRMSDTINHTRGEFAKIRTGRANPGLITNLPVDYYGTKTPLQQIAGVSVPEPRMLLVNPYDQNALRDIERAIQAADLGLNPSNDGTVIRIVFPELSQERRQDFVRLARERAEEGRVAVRNIRRNAKSHLEAFQRDGDITQDDLRRAEADLQKLTDTYVGTIDELLANKERELLEV
- a CDS encoding NlpC/P60 family protein; this translates as MTCSGLVHYTVRRSGAELLRVRRDQARAGRAVASLGQARPGDLTFGSPVDHIGINAGATTTVVAPLAGDVIKVQQITRTPAALRRVV
- a CDS encoding site-2 protease family protein, coding for MALAFFVVVIVGSIMVHEAGHFFTARWFGMKAERFFFGFGPTLWSVRRGETEYGVKAIPAGGFVKIAGMNRYEEIDPADGPRAFHAKPAWQRAIVLVAGSFTHFVMAAVLLFFAMAFFELPRLQDGAPVGSNEVTEVVEGSPADEAGLARRDRIVAIDGIEITTFDEMREAVAARGGERVDLTFRRDGSTNTVSVTLDTREVEGEQVGFIGLASDRLSYQTWSLPAAAAGVWVGEYSVPTQVERSVVGIAQVFRPDSLSRWLSQADGETPRTADGPVSLVGAGQAASALASIGAFSWVIVLLAQLQIIIGTLNLLPLPPFDGGHLAVLAVESGVNAVRRRRGMATDWQIDPQALMPLTLAVLLLFGLFALTAIYVDIVNPISEMIQ
- a CDS encoding potassium channel protein, giving the protein MRRLLFATGLVFVLTVFGTVGYMVLGDAGVLDALYMTIITIAAVGYGETIQLAGAARLFTLLIIVLGVGSITFLVVSGLDFVLEGHLEDLLGRRRMDRELARLSGHTIVCGFGQVGRHVVIHLLEEDKSVVVVDPAADRVAAARSLDLLAIQGDATHEETLLDVNVGRAAAVVACAHDDGDNVLISLTAKGVSPDTFVVARIKSDENEAKVRRAGADRVIAPAAIGGRRIAALVTRPGVVDFLDVLTRGSEQDLMLEEVAVRPDGPLDGRSLRDLQLRERHGLTVLAVRAEGRSTNTRPEPDTVLHAGDLLVVLGGRDALSDLRL
- the nusA gene encoding transcription termination factor NusA, which gives rise to MRVDIATLRMMEREKGLGFETIVEALESALASAYKRSHVDAEDARVTIDRDSGEVTIYAQELDDAGHVVREWEDSPSDFGRIVAQTAKQVLMQRLREAERELTYGEYSGREGDLVTGTVQIHDNRVTVLDLGNAEAVLPVAEQVPAERAAGRYEHGTRLRAYVTEVRRTLKGPQIVCSRSHPNLVEELFRLEVPEIADGLVQIRAIAREAGHRTKIAVASDDETVDPVGACVGARGTRVLAIVEELSGEKVDIVPWADGPAALVSNALSPAKVSEVYLYADEQPPTAVVVVPDYQLSLAIGREGQNARLAARLTGWRIDIKSETQSAEEQAAFEAALARGEIDEYGNPVAADAPASDVDPESTG
- a CDS encoding PPOX class F420-dependent oxidoreductase, with protein sequence MPPLTTDDARTFVAHHHWGVLVTLKASDGSPQLSNVAYALIDDEVRVSVTDTRAKTANVRHDPRVSLHVTSDDFWTYVVVEGTARLSPIATEPGDETCQRLLELYEAVSDKPHDDPDEFHAAMVDERRLELSFAIERMYPTRG
- the ispG gene encoding flavodoxin-dependent (E)-4-hydroxy-3-methylbut-2-enyl-diphosphate synthase, with protein sequence MGSSLPILNQPAPQLAAHQPPKRRACRTVHVGDVGVGGDAPVSVQSMTTTPTHDINATLQQIAALNAAGVDIVRIAVPRQEDADALAAIAAKSTVPVVADIHFQWKYAMAAIEAGCAGVRINPGNIRKHEKVKVIGDAARERGIPIRIGVNGGSLEDVILAKHGGVTPEAMVESALNEARLLEEVDFHDIKISVKHSDPWVMIQTYRLLAESCDYPLHLGVTEAGPPKTGITKSAVGIGTLLAEGIGDTIRVSLSADPVEEVKAGIGILEALHLRERGLDIVSCPSCARAEVDVYSLAEKVQTGLEGIDVPLRVAVMGCVVNGPGESREADLGVAAGKGKGQILRKGEVLFTVQESDIVETLVHFANEMADEIRAERGDGAPTVAT